A genome region from Gigantopelta aegis isolate Gae_Host chromosome 3, Gae_host_genome, whole genome shotgun sequence includes the following:
- the LOC121367942 gene encoding histidine ammonia-lyase-like isoform X1, protein MLDSDMSSPVTGPAEIVYFEEKISNTSIKQASEYISLDGNSLSTDDLVRLGKGEYLIKLTPDAEQKVQAARNLVDEILASNKVVYGITTGFGKFARITIPKEKLTQLQENLIRSHAAGVGPALSPERTRMLLALRINVLAKGNSGISMETLQQLIAAFNACCLPWVPEKGSVGASGDLAPLAHLALGMMGEGKMWSPRSGWADAKYVLESKNLKPLNLKPKEGLCLINGTQLITSLGAEAVERADLIYRQANVVAAMTLEVLKGSTRAFDSNIQAVRPHKGQVQVAKYLRSLLHSETHPSQIAESHRFCDRVQDAYTLRCCPQVHGIVSDTIEFVKGVLLTEINSATDNPMVFAETGEIMSGGNFHGEYPAKVLDYLAIGIHELSNMSERRIERLVNPALSELPAFLTPDGGLNSGFMIAHCTAASLVSENKVLCHPSSIDSLTTSAGTEDHVSMGGFAARKALRVVEHVEQVLAIELLAACQAMEFLRPLKTTAPLEEVYKLVRQVAGPWKVDRYMAPDIDGVTKLLQDGKIWRVVKPMMDHYHSTQSVETRVFSPTTTSRVDNSSNGPVTKKRRVSKVSLVQN, encoded by the exons tgctGGATAGTGACATGTCAAGTCCCGTCACCGGACCAGCAGAAATTGTATACTTTGAAGAAAAAAT atcaaatacaagcataaaaCAAGCTTCTGAG TACATATCACTGGACGGGAACAGCCTGTCTACGGATGATTTGGTGAGACTCGGGAAAGGAGAATATCTCATCAAG CTTACACCTGATGCAGAACAAAAGGTTCAGGCTGCCAGAAATCTTGTTGATGAAATTTTGGCTAGCAACAAAG TTGTCTATGGAATCACAACGGGATTTGGCAAGTTTGCAAGGATAACAATTCCCAAAGAAAAGCTAAC tcaACTACAAGAAAATCTCATCAGATCCCATGCAGCAG GAGTAGGTCCAGCATTGTCCCCGGAACGGACAAGGATGTTACTAGCATTGAGGATCAATGTGCTCGCCAAGGGCAACAGCGGTATCTCCATGGAGACGCTGCAGCAGTTGATAGCAGCATTCAATG CGTGCTGCTTACCTTGGGTGCCAGAAAAAGGATCAGTCGGGGCCAGTGGTGACCTTGCTCCCTTGGCTCACCTGGCGCTAGGCATGATGGGAGAAGGCAAGATGTGGAGTCCACGCAGTGGTTGGGCAGACGCTAAATAT gtTCTGGAATCGAAAAATCTCAAGCCTCTGAATCTAAAGCCAAAAGAG GGACTTTGTCTGATCAACGGAACACAATTAATAACTTCACTTGGAGCAGAAG CGGTGGAGCGTGCTGATTTGATATATCGCCAAGCAAACGTCGTAGCGGCCATGACACTGGAGGTACTGAAGGGATCAACGAGAGCATTTGACAGCA ATATCCAAGCAGTCAGACCACACAAGGGACAAGTCCAGGTGGCTAAATATCTGAGGTCTCTCCTCCACTCTGAGACACACCCGTCTCAGATAGCag AAAGCCACAGGTTTTGTGATAGAGTGCAAGACGCATATACTCTTCGATGCTGTCCACAG GTGCACGGGATAGTCAGCGACACAATTGAGTTCGTTAAAGGTGTTCTCCTCACTGAGATCAACAGCGCCACGGATAATCCA ATGGTGTTTGCTGAAACTGGAGAAATCATGTCTGGTGGAAATTTTCACGGAGAATATCCGGCGAAG GTCCTCGATTATTTAGCCATCGGGATCCACGAGCTGTCCAATATGAGCGAGCGGCGGATCGAAAGACTCGTAAACCCAG CACTCAGCGAGTTGCCTGCGTTTCTCACACCAGATGGCGGTCTCAACTCCGGCTTCATGATCGCGCACTGTACGGCAGCCTCATTGG TGTCTGAAAACAAGGTGTTGTGCCACCCGTCGTCCATCGACTCCCTGACGACGAGCGCCGGCACCGAGGACCACGTGTCCATGGGTGGCTTCGCGGCAAGGAAGGCGCTGAGAGTCGTCGAACACGTGGAGCAAG TGTTGGCCATTGAGCTGCTAGCAGCGTGCCAGGCAATGGAGTTCCTCCGGCCCCTGAAGACCACAGCGCCACTGGAAGAAGTCTACAAACTCGTCAGACAAGTTGCTGG CCCTTGGAAGGTTGATCGGTACATGGCACCGGACATTGATGGTGTCACTAAGCTTCTGCAGGATGGCAAG ATTTGGAGAGTCGTGAAGCCAATGATGGATCATTACCACTCCACGCAGAGTGTTGAAACCAGAGTGTTCTCCCCTACCACGACCTCTCGTGTCGATAACAGCTCCAATGGTCCCGTCACTAAGAAGCGGAGGGTGTCGAAGGTTTCACTGGTGCAGAACTAG
- the LOC121367942 gene encoding histidine ammonia-lyase-like isoform X2 has product MSSPVTGPAEIVYFEEKISNTSIKQASEYISLDGNSLSTDDLVRLGKGEYLIKLTPDAEQKVQAARNLVDEILASNKVVYGITTGFGKFARITIPKEKLTQLQENLIRSHAAGVGPALSPERTRMLLALRINVLAKGNSGISMETLQQLIAAFNACCLPWVPEKGSVGASGDLAPLAHLALGMMGEGKMWSPRSGWADAKYVLESKNLKPLNLKPKEGLCLINGTQLITSLGAEAVERADLIYRQANVVAAMTLEVLKGSTRAFDSNIQAVRPHKGQVQVAKYLRSLLHSETHPSQIAESHRFCDRVQDAYTLRCCPQVHGIVSDTIEFVKGVLLTEINSATDNPMVFAETGEIMSGGNFHGEYPAKVLDYLAIGIHELSNMSERRIERLVNPALSELPAFLTPDGGLNSGFMIAHCTAASLVSENKVLCHPSSIDSLTTSAGTEDHVSMGGFAARKALRVVEHVEQVLAIELLAACQAMEFLRPLKTTAPLEEVYKLVRQVAGPWKVDRYMAPDIDGVTKLLQDGKIWRVVKPMMDHYHSTQSVETRVFSPTTTSRVDNSSNGPVTKKRRVSKVSLVQN; this is encoded by the exons ATGTCAAGTCCCGTCACCGGACCAGCAGAAATTGTATACTTTGAAGAAAAAAT atcaaatacaagcataaaaCAAGCTTCTGAG TACATATCACTGGACGGGAACAGCCTGTCTACGGATGATTTGGTGAGACTCGGGAAAGGAGAATATCTCATCAAG CTTACACCTGATGCAGAACAAAAGGTTCAGGCTGCCAGAAATCTTGTTGATGAAATTTTGGCTAGCAACAAAG TTGTCTATGGAATCACAACGGGATTTGGCAAGTTTGCAAGGATAACAATTCCCAAAGAAAAGCTAAC tcaACTACAAGAAAATCTCATCAGATCCCATGCAGCAG GAGTAGGTCCAGCATTGTCCCCGGAACGGACAAGGATGTTACTAGCATTGAGGATCAATGTGCTCGCCAAGGGCAACAGCGGTATCTCCATGGAGACGCTGCAGCAGTTGATAGCAGCATTCAATG CGTGCTGCTTACCTTGGGTGCCAGAAAAAGGATCAGTCGGGGCCAGTGGTGACCTTGCTCCCTTGGCTCACCTGGCGCTAGGCATGATGGGAGAAGGCAAGATGTGGAGTCCACGCAGTGGTTGGGCAGACGCTAAATAT gtTCTGGAATCGAAAAATCTCAAGCCTCTGAATCTAAAGCCAAAAGAG GGACTTTGTCTGATCAACGGAACACAATTAATAACTTCACTTGGAGCAGAAG CGGTGGAGCGTGCTGATTTGATATATCGCCAAGCAAACGTCGTAGCGGCCATGACACTGGAGGTACTGAAGGGATCAACGAGAGCATTTGACAGCA ATATCCAAGCAGTCAGACCACACAAGGGACAAGTCCAGGTGGCTAAATATCTGAGGTCTCTCCTCCACTCTGAGACACACCCGTCTCAGATAGCag AAAGCCACAGGTTTTGTGATAGAGTGCAAGACGCATATACTCTTCGATGCTGTCCACAG GTGCACGGGATAGTCAGCGACACAATTGAGTTCGTTAAAGGTGTTCTCCTCACTGAGATCAACAGCGCCACGGATAATCCA ATGGTGTTTGCTGAAACTGGAGAAATCATGTCTGGTGGAAATTTTCACGGAGAATATCCGGCGAAG GTCCTCGATTATTTAGCCATCGGGATCCACGAGCTGTCCAATATGAGCGAGCGGCGGATCGAAAGACTCGTAAACCCAG CACTCAGCGAGTTGCCTGCGTTTCTCACACCAGATGGCGGTCTCAACTCCGGCTTCATGATCGCGCACTGTACGGCAGCCTCATTGG TGTCTGAAAACAAGGTGTTGTGCCACCCGTCGTCCATCGACTCCCTGACGACGAGCGCCGGCACCGAGGACCACGTGTCCATGGGTGGCTTCGCGGCAAGGAAGGCGCTGAGAGTCGTCGAACACGTGGAGCAAG TGTTGGCCATTGAGCTGCTAGCAGCGTGCCAGGCAATGGAGTTCCTCCGGCCCCTGAAGACCACAGCGCCACTGGAAGAAGTCTACAAACTCGTCAGACAAGTTGCTGG CCCTTGGAAGGTTGATCGGTACATGGCACCGGACATTGATGGTGTCACTAAGCTTCTGCAGGATGGCAAG ATTTGGAGAGTCGTGAAGCCAATGATGGATCATTACCACTCCACGCAGAGTGTTGAAACCAGAGTGTTCTCCCCTACCACGACCTCTCGTGTCGATAACAGCTCCAATGGTCCCGTCACTAAGAAGCGGAGGGTGTCGAAGGTTTCACTGGTGCAGAACTAG